In Thunnus thynnus chromosome 4, fThuThy2.1, whole genome shotgun sequence, a genomic segment contains:
- the rrp9 gene encoding U3 small nucleolar RNA-interacting protein 2 isoform X1, whose protein sequence is MLLQLPSSVAVHPCGFNVDWFEKVEALTLNSGYRLLRNAVLSRFTMSSFFIKKKENPKLAKKGTAVIKRKNDGDSGKSKIQAKKPNSKYNEEISSDSETESPTEPKKRPSNEVVEYDETPQEKKLRLAKRYLEQLKEEEENKAEEESFETDLVAGRLQEEVLEQKGKLQRLIAKDLIPPDPSEIRLLRGHKLPITCLVISSDDKFIFSAAKDCSIIKWDVESGKKLRTIPGGRKGTEDRHVGHTAHILCMSISSDGKYLATGDMNNLIMIWEAETCKHLYKFTGHKGPVSGLSFRKGTHDLYSASHDRSIKVWNVDENAYVETLFGHQDAITGLDSLSRERCVTAGGRDRTVRVWKIAEESQLVFHGHEGSIDCIQLINEEHMITGADDGSVSLWSVNKKKPLSTVKQAHGCHGDAGLEQSHWVASVAALHNSDAVASGASGCSHNSQVQLWKCGQYYRGLEPLFSVPVPGFVNSLKFSSSGQFLVAGVGQEHRLGRWWRLKEAKNGIYIIPLKRKPPNPE, encoded by the exons ATGCTACTTCAACTTCCTAGTTCGGTTGCAGTGCACCCATGTGGGTTCAATGTTGACtggtttgagaaagttgaagCGTTAACTCTTAACTCCGGTTACCGTTTACTTCGAAACGCAGTTCTGTCGCGTTTCACCATGTCGTCTtttttcataaagaaaaaagaaaaccccAAATTAGCCAAAAAGGGTACAGCCGTGATAAAACGAAAG AATGATGGGGACTCTGGAAAAAGCAAAATACAAGCCAAGAAACCAAACTCCAAATACAACGAAGAGATTTCCAGCGACTCCGAGACAGAGAG TCCTACAGAGCCCAAGAAAAGGCCATCCAATGAAGTTGTTGAATATGACGAAACCCCACAGGAGAAGAAGCTTAGATTAGCCAAACGTTACCTTGAACAGCTTAAAGAAGAAG aggaaaataaagcTGAAGAAGAATCCTTTGAGACAGACCTAGTTGCTGGAAGACTCCAAGAAGAAGTG CTTGAACAGAAAGGAAAACTTCAGCGACTTATTGCCAAAGAT CTCATTCCACCAGATCCTTCAGAGATCAGGCTGTTAAGAGGACACAAGCTTCCAATTACCTGTCTGGTGATCAGTTCTGATGACAAGTTCATCTTTTCTGCTGCTAAAGACTGCTCCATCATTAAAT GGGATGTTGAGAGTGGGAAGAAACTGCGTACAATACCTGGTGGAAGGAAAGGTACAGAGGATCGCCATGTTGGACATACAGCCCACATCCTGTGTATGTCCATATCATCAGATGGAAAATACTTG GCCACTGGAGACATGAACAATCTGATTATGATTTGGGAAGCAGAAACATGTAAACATCTATATAAATTCACAGGACACAAAGGGCCTGTGTCG GGTCTCTCGTTCAGGAAGGGAACCCATGATCTGTACAGCGCCTCTCATGATCGCTCAATCAAGGTGTGGAATGTGGACGAGAACGCATACGTGGAAACTCT CTTTGGGCATCAGGACGCCATCACAGGACTGGACAGCCTGAGCCGTGAGCGCTGTGTGACTGCAGGAGGACGGGACCGCACTGTGAGGGTGTGGAAGATCGCCGAGGAGTCTCAGCTAGTGTTCCACGGCCACGA GGGTTCAATTGATTGTATCCAACTCATAAACGAGGAGCACATGATAACAGGAGCTGATGATGG CTCCGTGTCTCTTTGGAGTGTCAACAAGAAGAAGCCTCTCAGCACAGTGAAGCAGGCTCATGGTTGCCATGGCGATGCCGGGCTGGAGCAGTCTCACTGGGTAGCTTCGGTAGCGGCGCTTCACAACTCGGATGCTGTAGCCTCAGGTGCCTCTGGCT GTTCCCACAACTCACAGGTGCAACTGTGGAAGTGTGGGCAGTATTACCGTGGGCTAGAGCCTCTGTTCAGTGTGCCAGTG CCCGGTTTTGTCAACAGCCTGAAGTTTTCGAGCTCTGGTCAGTTCTTGGTGGCAGGAGTTGGACAGGAGCACAG
- the rrp9 gene encoding U3 small nucleolar RNA-interacting protein 2 isoform X2 produces MLLQLPSSVAVHPCGFNVDWFEKVEALTLNSGYRLLRNAVLSRFTMSSFFIKKKENPKLAKKGTAVIKRKNDGDSGKSKIQAKKPNSKYNEEISSDSETESPTEPKKRPSNEVVEYDETPQEKKLRLAKRYLEQLKEEEENKAEEESFETDLVAGRLQEEVLEQKGKLQRLIAKDLIPPDPSEIRLLRGHKLPITCLVISSDDKFIFSAAKDCSIIKWDVESGKKLRTIPGGRKGTEDRHVGHTAHILCMSISSDGKYLATGDMNNLIMIWEAETCKHLYKFTGHKGPVSGLSFRKGTHDLYSASHDRSIKVWNVDENAYVETLFGHQDAITGLDSLSRERCVTAGGRDRTVRVWKIAEESQLVFHGHEGSIDCIQLINEEHMITGADDGSVSLWSVNKKKPLSTVKQAHGCHGDAGLEQSHWVASVAALHNSDAVASGSHNSQVQLWKCGQYYRGLEPLFSVPVPGFVNSLKFSSSGQFLVAGVGQEHRLGRWWRLKEAKNGIYIIPLKRKPPNPE; encoded by the exons ATGCTACTTCAACTTCCTAGTTCGGTTGCAGTGCACCCATGTGGGTTCAATGTTGACtggtttgagaaagttgaagCGTTAACTCTTAACTCCGGTTACCGTTTACTTCGAAACGCAGTTCTGTCGCGTTTCACCATGTCGTCTtttttcataaagaaaaaagaaaaccccAAATTAGCCAAAAAGGGTACAGCCGTGATAAAACGAAAG AATGATGGGGACTCTGGAAAAAGCAAAATACAAGCCAAGAAACCAAACTCCAAATACAACGAAGAGATTTCCAGCGACTCCGAGACAGAGAG TCCTACAGAGCCCAAGAAAAGGCCATCCAATGAAGTTGTTGAATATGACGAAACCCCACAGGAGAAGAAGCTTAGATTAGCCAAACGTTACCTTGAACAGCTTAAAGAAGAAG aggaaaataaagcTGAAGAAGAATCCTTTGAGACAGACCTAGTTGCTGGAAGACTCCAAGAAGAAGTG CTTGAACAGAAAGGAAAACTTCAGCGACTTATTGCCAAAGAT CTCATTCCACCAGATCCTTCAGAGATCAGGCTGTTAAGAGGACACAAGCTTCCAATTACCTGTCTGGTGATCAGTTCTGATGACAAGTTCATCTTTTCTGCTGCTAAAGACTGCTCCATCATTAAAT GGGATGTTGAGAGTGGGAAGAAACTGCGTACAATACCTGGTGGAAGGAAAGGTACAGAGGATCGCCATGTTGGACATACAGCCCACATCCTGTGTATGTCCATATCATCAGATGGAAAATACTTG GCCACTGGAGACATGAACAATCTGATTATGATTTGGGAAGCAGAAACATGTAAACATCTATATAAATTCACAGGACACAAAGGGCCTGTGTCG GGTCTCTCGTTCAGGAAGGGAACCCATGATCTGTACAGCGCCTCTCATGATCGCTCAATCAAGGTGTGGAATGTGGACGAGAACGCATACGTGGAAACTCT CTTTGGGCATCAGGACGCCATCACAGGACTGGACAGCCTGAGCCGTGAGCGCTGTGTGACTGCAGGAGGACGGGACCGCACTGTGAGGGTGTGGAAGATCGCCGAGGAGTCTCAGCTAGTGTTCCACGGCCACGA GGGTTCAATTGATTGTATCCAACTCATAAACGAGGAGCACATGATAACAGGAGCTGATGATGG CTCCGTGTCTCTTTGGAGTGTCAACAAGAAGAAGCCTCTCAGCACAGTGAAGCAGGCTCATGGTTGCCATGGCGATGCCGGGCTGGAGCAGTCTCACTGGGTAGCTTCGGTAGCGGCGCTTCACAACTCGGATGCTGTAGCCTCAG GTTCCCACAACTCACAGGTGCAACTGTGGAAGTGTGGGCAGTATTACCGTGGGCTAGAGCCTCTGTTCAGTGTGCCAGTG CCCGGTTTTGTCAACAGCCTGAAGTTTTCGAGCTCTGGTCAGTTCTTGGTGGCAGGAGTTGGACAGGAGCACAG
- the LOC137181420 gene encoding uncharacterized protein — MPPKKGAGASPSQPPVKMMKIGTDTQEFGGDPADDKYTLAEESSYSPFPKNEHETIDFDEENVASPGIRTDTISLLMKIEQLQAQLKYERRCRILAERELRELKEMNTLMMQMRHTAHELRVTLDHVLQGGDAAVAPQNSQDDASISFLAEPDAEMRAVHNIPEDDHNFLYLSENLRVPKNLYERIAEIADYKKYTSALLMMLFDRETLATHSLQGRRNSFTGEDCHKPQLPPDILRSIIDHVSDKFGVDGSQIKTAIRTKLNNEDKLLKKRLGLGKAENKSILDQNFCQDASLLPENSAI, encoded by the exons aTGCCACCAAAGAAAGGGGCAGGAGCGTCTCCATCCCAACCCCcagtgaagatgatgaagatcgGCACCGATACACAGGAGTTTGGCGGTGATCCAGCGGATGATAAGTACACGTTGGCTGAAGAGTCCAGTTACTCACCTTTTCCCAAAAACGAG CACGAAACCATTGATTTTGATGAAGAAAATGTTGCAAGTCCAGGTATCAGAACAGACACCATCAGTCTCCTCATGAAAATAGAGCAACTGCAGGCGCAACTCAAATATGAACGCAGATGTCGAATTTTGGCCGAGAGAGAGCTGAGGGAGCTGAAAG AGATGAACACTCTCATGATGCAGATGAGGCACACGGCGCATGAACTGCGAGTCACTCTCGATCACGTTCTCCAAGGAGGTGACGCGGCAGTTGCACCGCAGAACTCTCAAGATGATGCATCTATCTCTTTCCTGGCAGAGCCTGATGCAGAGATGAGAGCGGTTCATAATATCCCAGAG GATGATCACAACTTCCTGTATCTCTCTGAGAACCTTCGAGTACCAAAAAATCTTTATGAGCGCATTGCAGAGATCGCAGACTACAAGAAGTACACTTCCGCGCTGCTGATGATGCTTTTTGACAGAGAAACTCTTGCCACACACTCTCTGCAGGGCCGGAGGAACAGTTTTACTGGAGAAGATTGCCACAAGCCTCAACTCCCACCTGATATCTTGAGAAGCATTATTG ATCATGTGTCAGACAAGTTTGGTGTAGATGgcagtcaaataaaaactgcaaTCCGGACGAAGTTAAATAATGAGGACAAATTATTGAAGAAGAGACTGGGGTTGGGTAAAGCTGAAAACAAATCTATTCTTGATCAAAACTTTTGCCAAGATGCTTCACTCCTTCCAGAAAATTCAGCGATATGA
- the si:ch211-213o11.11 gene encoding probable G-protein coupled receptor, whose product MEENSSSLTPEYNDSTSIWAPMPSAPSRQLGNLPNPQTRFKDVTGIFFMVTLNVLAVLANTAVLVVVIKAPHLRKFAFVCHLCAVDLLCAILLMPLGIVSSSPYFAGVVFTMLECQVYVFLNVILIAASIFTITAISVERYYYIVHPMRYEVKMTLKLTAGVMVTVWVASSVLGLSTVFGWPSYGSLSSISAAHCSLHWSHSDHRRIFSVFFSVTCFCLPAVVIFAVYCNVYKVARVAARQHGPLPSWTNSQPKHRSDSINSQTTIITTRNAPRRTVRDRPFGGGKAALTLVVIVGQFLICWLPYFAFHLHLTIDATPKIPDDLEETVTWLAYSSFAINPFFYGLLNRQIREELCKLRRCYSARPVELAVSSHEGSGHENFLQFLHRTSCTVETHASFATSSPRSTLDQTGQTGFRIPGQIPEEFS is encoded by the coding sequence ATGGAGGAAAACAGTTCATCTTTGACTCCAGAGTACAATGACAGCACCTCCATTTGGGCACCGATGCCCTCAGCTCCCAGCAGACAGCTGGGCAACCTTCCCAACCCGCAGACACGCTTCAAGGACGTGACAGGGATATTTTTCATGGTGACCCTGAATGTTCTGGCAGTTCTAGCCAACACCGCTGTTCTGGTGGTTGTAATAAAAGCCCCTCATCTCAGGAAATTTGCCTTTGTGTGCCACCTGTGTGCGGTGGATCTGTTATGTGCCATCTTGCTCATGCCTCTCGGGATTGTGTCAAGCTCCCCGTACTTTGCTGGCGTGGTGTTCACTATGCTGGAGTGCCAGGTCTATGTCTTCCTCAATGTAATTCTCATAGCTGCCTCTATCTTTACCATCACAGCCATCAGTGTGGAGCGTTACTACTACATTGTCCACCCCATGCGCTATGAGGTGAAGATGACGCTGAAGCTGACTGCAGGCGTCATGGTGACGGTGTGGGTGGCCTCCTCCGTGCTGGGGTTGTCCACTGTATTTGGGTGGCCATCATACGGCAGCCTGAGCTCCATCAGTGCTGCTCACTGCTCGCTGCATTGGAGCCACAGTGACCACAGACGGatcttctctgtcttctttaGTGTCACCTGTTTCTGCCTGCCTGCAGTTGTGATTTTTGCTGTCTATTGTAATGTATATAAGGTGGCTCGTGTAGCTGCCCGGCAACATGGACCTTTGCCCTCTTGGACAAACAGCCAACCGAAGCACCGCTCTGACTCAATAAACAGCCAGACTACCATCATTACAACCCGCAATGCCCCACGCAGGACTGTACGTGACCGGCCTTTTGGAGGAGGTAAAGCCGCACTCACTCTGGTGGTTATTGTTGGCCAGTTTCTGATCTGCTGGCTGCCTTACTTTGCCTTCCACCTCCATCTGACAATAGATGCAACCCCCAAGATTCCTGATGACTTGGAGGAAACAGTCACCTGGCTAGCATATTCCTCCTTTGCTATCAACCCATTTTTCTATGGGCTTCTTAACCGGCAGATCAGGGAGGAGCTTTGTAAACTCAGACGCTGCTACTCAGCCAGGCCAGTGGAGCTGGCTGTCTCCAGCCATGAGGGCTCAGGTCATGAGAACTTCTTGCAGTTCCTCCATAGGACCAGCTGCACAGTAGAGACGCACGCAAGCTTTGCTACATCCAGTCCCAGAAGCACTCTGGATCAAACGGGGCAGACTGGTTTCAGGATACCAGGGCAGATCCCAGAGGAGTTCAGTTAG
- the cav4a gene encoding caveolin-2, with amino-acid sequence MMKGEDSEEVEIDLGDSSDHEEFDNGEEPQTLWRAPPALEDEENIHTSTLVEISDTKPLLNVRDPRGINDCLKVTFEDVIAEPVSVRSGDRVWIWSNALFEVSRVWVYRIVTVLLAIPTSIISGLLFALLSCFHIWVIGPWIKCMFIGTHWLQSLWNIVLDIIVRPLLTSAGRCCGGFSIHLAKE; translated from the exons ATGATGAAAGGGGAAGATTCAGAGGAGGTAGAGATCGATTTGGGGGACTCCAGTGACCATGAAGAATTTGATAATGGGGAGGAACCTCAGACGCTGTGGAGGGCCCCTCCTGCTCTGGAAGACGAGGAAAACATTCATACGTCTACGTTAGTGGAAATCAGTGATACAAAACCTCTACTAAATGTCAGAGACCCCCGAGGTATCAATGACTGCCTCAAG GTGACGTTTGAGGATGTGATCGCTGAGCCAGTGTCTGTGCGCAGTGGGGACAGAGTGTGGATCTGGAGCAATGCTCTGTTTGAAGTGTCTAGGGTTTGGGTTTACCGGATAGTCACAGTGCTTCTGGCCATTCCCACGTCAATCATCTCTGGTCTCCTCTTTGCACTCCTTAGCTGCTTCCACATCTG GGTGATTGGTCCCTGGATCAAGTGTATGTTTATTGGCACACACTGGCTACAGAGCCTTTGGAACATCGTGCTGGACATCATTGTACGTCCCCTCCTCACGAGTGCCGGGAGATGCTGTGGAGGCTTCAGCATTCACCTGGCCAAAGAATGA
- the LOC137181427 gene encoding caveolin-3-like → MASMNHSQEQALRRDSHTREIDLINRDPKQINEDVVKVNFEDVIAEPAGTHSLDGVWKASYTTFTVSKHWCYCILSAILGIPLSLVWGLLFACLSFCHIWAVVPFIKSCLIEFHCGSQLYSLVIHNFFDPLFVALGKMYSGVRVILRKEV, encoded by the exons ATGGCTAGCATGAACCACAGCCAGGAGCAGGCGCTCAGGAGGGACAGCCACACCAGGGAGATTGACCTCATCAACAGGGACCCCAAGCAAATAAATGAGGATGTCGTCAAG GTCAACTTTGAAGATGTGATCGCAGAGCCTGCTGGCACGCACAGTCTGGACGGCGTATGGAAAGCCAGCTACACCACCTTCACTGTGTCGAAGCACTGGTGTTACTGCATCTTAAGTGCCATTCTGGGCATCCCTTTGTCACTGGTCTGGGGCCtcctgtttgcttgtttgtcattCTGCCACATCTGGGCTGTCGTGCCCTTCATTAAGAGCTGTCTGATTGAATTCCATTGCGGGAGTCAACTCTACTCACTGGTCATACACAATTTCTTTGACCCGCTCTTCGTGGCACTGGGGAAGATGTACAGCGGCGTCAGAGTGATTCTACGCAAGGAGGTGTAA
- the oxtrb gene encoding LOW QUALITY PROTEIN: oxytocin receptor b (The sequence of the model RefSeq protein was modified relative to this genomic sequence to represent the inferred CDS: deleted 1 base in 1 codon) translates to MEDLLREQDSCAQNVSWGNSSRGNVSHLGNTTVNPLKRNEEVAKVEVTVLVLVMLLALTGNLCVLWAIHTTKHSQSRMYYFMKHLSIADLVVAIFQVLPQLIWDITFRFYGPDLLCRLVKYVQVVGMFASTYMLVLMSIDRCLAICQPLRSVHKRKDRFCVIASWVLSLIFSTPQVYIFSLKEVGNGVYDCWGDFVQPWGAKAYITWMSLSIYIFPVAILSICYGLICFKIWQNVNLKTRREHFLALTPRASKVSHPLSRVSSVRLISKAKIRTVKMTFVVVLAYIVCWTPFFFVQMWSAWDPAAPREDMAFIIAMLLASLNSCCNPWIYMFFAGHLFRDLMRCFFCCCRQYLTTSTCSCDRQCRHKSNCSTYVIKNTSARGASHTRPAQVDLDTEKPSRLPADE, encoded by the exons ATGGAGGACCTTTTACGCGAGCAGGATAGCTGTGCGCAGAATGTGTCATGGGGCAACTCAAGTCGTGGAAATGTGAGCCATTTGGGGAACACCACAGTGAATCCTTTGAAACGGAATGAAGAAGTGGCCAAAGTGGAAGTGACAGTCCTGGTCCTGGTGATGCTGCTCGCTCTGACCGGCAACCTGTGCGTCCTGTGGGCTATCCACACCACCAAGCACAGCCAGTCTCGGATGTATTACTTCATGAAGCACCTGAGCATCGCAGACCTCGTTGTTGCAATCTTTCAGGTCTTACCACAACTCATTTGGGATATCACGTTTCGCTTCTACGGGCCGGATTTGCTGTGCAGGTTGGTCAAATACGTGCAAGTCGTAGGTATGTTTGCGTCTACCTACATGCTTGTCCTGATGTCCATCGACAGGTGCTTAGCGATCTGCCAGCCACTTCGATCTGTGCACAAAAGAAAGGATCGCTTCTGTGTAATCGCCTCGTGGGTGCTTAGTCTGATATTCAGCACTCCTCAAGTGTACATATTTTCTCTTAAGGAGGTCGGGAACGGTGTGTATGACTGCTGGGGGGACTTTGTGCAGCCGTGGGGCGCCAAAGCATACATCACATGGATGAGCCTCAGCATTTACATTTTCCCAGTGGCAATTTTAAGCATCTGCTATGGCctgatatgttttaagatatggcagaatgtcaatttaaaaaccAGGAGGGAGCACTTCCTTGCTCTAACTCCAAGGGCCTCCAAAGTCTCTCATCCCCTCTCTCGTGTGAGCAGCGTGAGGCTCATTTCAAAAGCAAAAATCCGCAcagtgaaaatgacatttgtGGTGGTCCTTGCCTACATCGTGTGCTGGACTCCCTTTTTCTTTGTCCAGATGTGGTCTGCTTGGGATCCTGCAGCACCAAGAGAAG ACATGGCCTTCATCATCGCCATGTTGCTGGCCAGTCTCAACAGCTGCTGCAACCCTTGGATTTACATGTTCTTTGCTGGTCACCTGTTCCGCGATCTAATGCGGtgcttcttctgctgctgtagACAGTACCTGACAACCTCCACCTGCAGCTGTGATCGACAGTGCAGGCACAAGAGCAACTGCTCCACTTATGTCATCAAAAACACCAGC GCCAGAGGAGCCTCACACACACGTCCAGCACAGGTAGACCTGGACACTGAAAAGCCATCCAGGCTTCCTGCAGATGAGTAA